A DNA window from uncultured Methanoregula sp. contains the following coding sequences:
- a CDS encoding PAS domain S-box protein, with translation MLLLEDDKEYQNLAIYAFRHSPEKFRISVAGTIRDAKAIVASDPPDVILADWILPDGKGIDILPRKDWIVTCPLVIMTGFGDERLAVEIMKSGAIDYVVKSGNVFEQLPAISKRALREWENIEKRRLAEDAAKDSQKRLADILNFLPDAVLAIDSTGHVIAWNRACEEMTGTPTSEMLGRGNYEYSIPFYGERRPILIDLVLNEDPDLKKRYSSFRNEGEKIIGDTYTPTLYGGKGAYLWGSASPLFDSAGNRTGAIEVIRDISEHKQNEDLLIRSKGTLKTLLNAPKDTIALLDRQGKIIDINEEGARRLGSTIEKALGRCAYDLLPEGLARVRREKIEEVFATGNPAQFDDERNGMFLHNEVYPIFRQDRAGVDQVAIFARDITEQKKAELALEISEDRFRHISSLTTDFAYSCKRPPGGVFTIDWISGAVRAITGFSDDEIRSMGCWRGIVASEDLGIFDEKIAGLKPGQSSRCELRIRAKDGRIKWLVCFAECVNDPAYPGFHDLYGGCQDISEQKRIEQALHVSEQKFRTVADYTYDWEYWINPDGTYTYISPACERITGYSPEEFYQDPELLLRIVHPGDKQKVQKHTESSNAGEEIKKSFEFRIITKSGETAWIGHICRPLFNDKGEFMGRRGSNRDITKRKQAETALVESETRFRALVQNSSDIIRILDPGGLIIYESSSAERILGYPPGSMIGKNPLDLIHPEDIGRVKAALGEVFDRTNPGVPTEFRIRKANGEYLWVDSVGTNLLNVHGVNGIVITTRPIQQRKEAEERILAAKRLYEVLSRINQAIVRVKDLDTLIDEVCRISVSAGGFRMSWIGLLDQESGILRPVAHAGYELGYLGLFEFGRRDDEKGRGPIGTALRKGQPDICNDIATDPRMLPWRDEAMKRGFYSSAVFPFRYHGEIAGAYMIYASVKNFFNNSEIELLNEISMNISFALDRFDDQARRTQAEHALSESEERLRLAMEGADVALWDWDLVTGKVVFSDKFYTMLDYEPGDFPQDYEHWIQLIHPEDKKKVLPDFESQIRSRKPVCEIEYRAKTKSGDWYWVLGRGKIAKTDEQGNPVRITGVNIDITNRKLMESEVRSLNTVLEQRVKDRTNDLTRINEALEEENAQRLTAESKLRASLEEKTVLLKEIHHRVKNNLQIIASLLNLQSRYIHDDATLAAIRESQNRVRAMALVHEKLYRSEDLARIDLNDYIKFLGTGLFQFYDARVRGIQFSLDIRNISVSINVAIPLGLIINELLSNSLKYAYPDGRQGVIAISVSKLGHAISILYSDDGIGISADLDWRNTESLGLRLVNTLVDQLNGSIELDRTSGTRFIMNIQEKEEKA, from the coding sequence ATCCTTCTTCTTGAAGACGACAAGGAATACCAGAACCTTGCCATCTATGCGTTCCGCCACAGCCCGGAAAAATTCCGTATCTCGGTTGCAGGAACGATCAGGGATGCAAAAGCGATCGTTGCATCTGACCCCCCGGATGTGATTCTTGCCGACTGGATTCTCCCGGACGGCAAAGGTATTGACATCCTGCCCCGAAAGGACTGGATAGTGACCTGCCCGCTTGTCATCATGACCGGTTTCGGTGATGAACGTCTCGCCGTCGAGATCATGAAGTCCGGAGCGATCGATTATGTGGTGAAATCCGGGAATGTTTTTGAGCAGTTGCCCGCCATCTCAAAGCGTGCGCTCCGCGAATGGGAGAATATTGAAAAGCGGCGTCTTGCTGAAGATGCTGCAAAGGATTCGCAGAAGCGTCTTGCAGACATCTTAAATTTCCTTCCCGATGCCGTTCTTGCGATCGACAGCACAGGTCATGTGATTGCATGGAACCGGGCGTGCGAGGAGATGACCGGGACTCCCACTTCCGAGATGCTGGGGAGAGGAAATTACGAGTACAGCATCCCGTTTTACGGAGAACGAAGACCGATCCTTATCGACCTCGTTCTGAATGAGGATCCTGACCTGAAGAAGAGATATTCATCTTTCAGGAATGAGGGCGAGAAAATAATCGGAGATACCTATACCCCGACTCTGTACGGGGGAAAAGGAGCGTATCTCTGGGGATCTGCATCTCCGCTCTTCGACAGCGCCGGGAACCGGACCGGTGCCATCGAGGTTATCCGGGATATCTCGGAACACAAGCAGAATGAAGACCTCCTGATTCGGAGCAAGGGCACGTTAAAGACACTCCTGAACGCACCTAAGGATACCATCGCACTGCTCGACCGACAGGGCAAAATTATCGATATCAATGAGGAAGGTGCCCGCAGGCTCGGAAGCACGATCGAAAAAGCTCTTGGACGCTGTGCTTACGACCTGCTCCCGGAAGGTCTTGCAAGGGTAAGGAGAGAGAAGATCGAGGAGGTCTTTGCAACCGGCAATCCGGCCCAGTTCGATGACGAACGGAACGGGATGTTCCTCCATAATGAAGTGTACCCTATCTTCAGGCAGGATCGTGCCGGAGTAGATCAGGTGGCGATCTTTGCCCGGGATATCACTGAACAAAAAAAGGCAGAACTTGCGCTGGAAATAAGCGAGGACCGGTTCAGGCATATCTCATCACTCACAACCGATTTTGCATATTCCTGTAAACGCCCCCCGGGAGGAGTCTTCACCATCGACTGGATATCCGGGGCCGTCAGGGCAATCACCGGGTTTTCAGATGATGAAATCCGATCAATGGGTTGCTGGAGAGGGATTGTCGCTAGTGAAGATCTTGGCATATTTGATGAAAAGATTGCAGGCCTCAAGCCCGGACAGTCTTCCCGGTGTGAACTCAGGATACGGGCTAAAGATGGCAGAATAAAATGGCTCGTCTGTTTTGCCGAATGTGTTAATGATCCTGCATATCCCGGCTTCCACGATCTCTATGGCGGGTGTCAGGATATTTCTGAACAGAAGAGAATAGAACAGGCTCTCCATGTAAGCGAGCAGAAATTCCGGACCGTTGCCGATTATACCTATGACTGGGAATACTGGATTAATCCTGATGGCACATACACGTACATCTCACCTGCCTGCGAACGGATAACCGGATATTCACCGGAAGAATTCTATCAGGATCCAGAACTTTTACTCAGGATTGTCCACCCGGGAGACAAGCAGAAAGTCCAGAAACATACCGAATCCTCCAATGCGGGAGAGGAGATCAAAAAATCCTTCGAGTTCCGGATCATTACAAAAAGCGGCGAGACTGCCTGGATCGGCCATATCTGCCGCCCGCTCTTCAATGACAAGGGTGAGTTCATGGGTCGCCGCGGGAGCAACCGGGATATCACCAAGCGCAAGCAGGCTGAAACCGCGCTCGTTGAGAGTGAGACCCGCTTCCGGGCCCTGGTCCAGAACTCATCGGATATCATTCGTATCCTTGATCCGGGAGGCCTGATAATATACGAATCGTCATCTGCCGAGCGGATTCTCGGGTATCCGCCGGGCTCCATGATCGGCAAAAACCCCCTGGACCTCATCCATCCGGAGGATATCGGGCGGGTGAAAGCCGCTCTCGGTGAGGTGTTTGACAGGACAAACCCGGGCGTGCCAACCGAATTCCGGATCCGCAAAGCCAATGGGGAATATCTCTGGGTTGACTCTGTGGGAACGAACCTGCTCAACGTCCACGGGGTTAACGGGATTGTCATCACCACGCGACCGATCCAGCAGAGAAAAGAGGCCGAAGAGCGGATTCTCGCTGCAAAGAGGCTTTACGAAGTCCTCTCACGGATCAACCAGGCGATCGTACGGGTGAAAGACCTTGATACGCTTATCGATGAAGTCTGCCGGATCTCGGTCAGTGCAGGCGGATTCCGTATGTCGTGGATAGGCCTGCTCGACCAGGAGTCGGGCATCCTCCGTCCCGTGGCACACGCCGGGTATGAATTGGGTTATCTCGGGTTATTTGAATTTGGCCGGAGGGATGATGAGAAAGGCCGGGGCCCGATAGGCACTGCCCTCCGGAAAGGACAGCCCGATATCTGCAATGATATCGCAACCGATCCCCGGATGCTGCCCTGGCGTGACGAAGCCATGAAACGCGGTTTTTACTCCTCGGCTGTGTTCCCCTTCCGTTATCATGGGGAAATTGCCGGTGCATACATGATCTATGCATCAGTCAAGAACTTCTTCAACAACTCCGAGATCGAGCTCCTGAACGAGATCTCAATGAACATATCGTTTGCCCTGGACCGGTTCGATGATCAGGCCCGTCGCACTCAGGCAGAACATGCACTATCCGAGAGTGAGGAGCGGCTCCGGCTTGCAATGGAAGGTGCGGATGTCGCTTTGTGGGACTGGGATCTTGTAACCGGCAAGGTGGTCTTCAGCGACAAGTTCTATACCATGCTCGACTACGAGCCGGGGGATTTTCCCCAGGATTATGAGCACTGGATCCAGCTGATTCACCCTGAAGATAAAAAGAAGGTATTGCCGGATTTTGAATCGCAGATCCGTTCCCGGAAGCCCGTATGCGAGATCGAGTACCGGGCGAAGACAAAGAGCGGGGACTGGTACTGGGTTCTCGGGCGGGGGAAAATTGCAAAGACCGATGAACAGGGGAATCCCGTACGCATCACCGGGGTGAATATTGATATCACAAACCGGAAACTGATGGAATCGGAGGTCAGGTCACTGAATACCGTGCTCGAACAGAGGGTGAAGGACCGGACCAATGATCTCACCCGGATTAACGAGGCGCTGGAAGAGGAGAATGCCCAGCGACTCACCGCGGAATCAAAACTCCGGGCATCCCTTGAAGAGAAGACCGTGCTCCTCAAGGAGATCCACCACCGGGTCAAGAACAATCTCCAGATCATTGCAAGCCTCCTCAATCTCCAGTCACGGTATATCCATGACGATGCAACGCTTGCCGCGATCCGGGAGAGCCAGAACCGGGTACGGGCAATGGCCCTTGTCCACGAGAAACTGTACCGATCCGAAGATCTCGCCCGTATCGATCTCAATGATTATATCAAGTTCCTTGGAACGGGCCTCTTCCAGTTCTATGATGCAAGAGTCCGTGGCATCCAGTTCAGCCTGGATATCCGCAATATAAGCGTGAGTATCAATGTCGCCATCCCGCTGGGGCTCATCATCAACGAACTCCTCTCCAACTCGCTCAAGTACGCATATCCGGATGGGAGACAGGGCGTGATTGCCATATCAGTCAGCAAGCTCGGTCATGCAATTTCCATCCTTTATTCCGATGACGGGATCGGCATTTCTGCAGATCTTGACTGGCGCAACACGGAATCCCTGGGCCTGAGGCTTGTCAACACCCTTGTAGACCAGCTCAACGGGTCTATCGAGCTTGATCGCACGTCTGGAACCCGGTTTATCATGAATATACAGGAAAAAGAGGAGAAGGCGTAA
- a CDS encoding response regulator has product MAELTREPLHVLLVEDNEAHAELVIRAMRDQQVANRIHHVSDGEQALDYLFSRGAFTDTVQNPRPNLVLLDLRLPRVDGIEVLRTVKSTPSLSRIPVVVLTSSDADSDIGKSYDYHANSYLVKPLDFKTFTHLMKDLGYYWLGWNAQPLTD; this is encoded by the coding sequence ATGGCTGAACTTACCAGGGAACCGTTACATGTCCTGCTCGTTGAGGATAACGAAGCCCACGCCGAATTGGTCATAAGGGCGATGCGTGACCAGCAAGTGGCGAACAGGATCCATCATGTATCGGATGGTGAGCAGGCTCTCGATTACCTTTTTTCCCGGGGTGCCTTCACGGACACGGTCCAGAATCCCCGACCGAACCTGGTCCTCCTCGACCTCAGGCTACCCCGCGTCGACGGAATAGAGGTTCTCAGGACCGTCAAGTCTACGCCATCGCTCTCACGGATCCCGGTCGTTGTCCTGACAAGTTCTGATGCGGATAGTGACATAGGCAAATCCTACGATTACCATGCCAACAGTTATCTTGTAAAACCTCTTGATTTCAAGACGTTCACCCACCTTATGAAAGACCTGGGATATTACTGGCTTGGCTGGAATGCACAGCCATTAACGGACTGA
- a CDS encoding PAS domain S-box protein: MKIRLRTLSETWWQIIIITLILGILGLTIWCLSAGITTIFMHLYYFPIVLLAYRYRWKGFLAAMLLSFAYLILVITFEAGQTELFWGAFYRFLAFVGIAAVIAYLSENLAVVQDAFIRNRQFQESVIANANIWITVLAPDGTVLVWNDAAMTISGYRKEDVLGKKTIWKQLYPDKEYRKKVTTDIRLVIQKGAFLENFETLIRCADGTEKTIVWNTRSLRDDSGTTTSFIAIGRDVTAQKAAEFEAGESSRFLSTVLDTLPVPVFFKDAAGRYLGCNLQFEQYTGIQRKGLIGKTAREIVPGDLADRFTAVDRQISDFSALQHYDTRVLYSDGTSHDIIVYKSPFFNKDGSTGGQIGAFLDITERKRAEEALRESESFNRGLIENLPDYLAVYGLDGNIVYVNPASARALGYEAESLVGTSVLSYVAEEYRDMVRSNMATRMNAGETLPYEIDMITKSGIRRSVMVKAAPIHFRTNPAILLLLVDITERKQAEEALRESEEKYRTLIEKANEAVIIAQDGVFAFTNRSMSRMLGVPAEDLKGKPFSDYIYPADRNFVETRYRKRIAGEDVPDSYDFRILGAGGRTRWVSISAAQILWQGRPATLNMMTDITERKMAEEALRESEHRSARLLEAIPDMMFIISKDGIYRDFHVPDSSGLAMPADRIIGTDIRKSGFLKESIEIILQNMRLALETKNLQLFEYTLEVPRGLRQYEARMVALNDEDILAIVRDITERKVAEAEARRSKQLFSDIISFLPDPTFVIDREGKVLAWNRAIERISGVSAAEMIGRGDHEYSIWQYGKRRPLLIDLVLHPERDAGRLSYTNIREDGSVITAQNEITRPDGKKTLFFLVASPLFDSQGQIAGAIESMRDITQIKETEAELARLNANLESIVRKRTLALKEEVGHRIQAEQNVQAALDYTRSVIEANPDLMVVCAKDGMVLDVNTAAESLTGIPREELIGSPYSRYFVDDTTPKTVLADLHEKGRLEYTVRLRRADGRITPLSVNATLFQGKDTTDMRIIVSAHDITRQQHDEEAIRASLDEKVILLREIHHRVKNNLQIIISLTNLQMRQTDDPGVKRIMAETQNRVRAMSLVHEKLYRSESLSQIDFADYTRFLATQLFSFYSIDTSRVKLDLTMNKIMVDINTAVPLGLIMNELVSNALKHAFPEGRSGTVTISGWIEDDRITLSVRDTGVGIPPGFDWRNTESLGLRLITSLVDQVNGTVELESDGGTAFTVTLAKKPDQDGTK; encoded by the coding sequence ATGAAGATCCGGTTACGTACCCTGTCCGAAACCTGGTGGCAGATCATCATCATAACCCTTATCCTCGGGATACTCGGTCTTACGATCTGGTGCCTGTCAGCCGGGATAACCACCATCTTCATGCACCTGTACTATTTCCCCATTGTCCTCCTTGCATACCGGTATCGCTGGAAAGGATTTCTTGCTGCAATGCTGCTCTCTTTTGCGTATCTTATCCTCGTGATCACGTTCGAAGCCGGGCAGACCGAACTCTTCTGGGGAGCGTTTTACCGGTTCCTGGCTTTCGTGGGCATCGCAGCAGTGATCGCGTATCTCTCCGAGAATCTGGCCGTTGTACAGGATGCGTTCATACGCAACCGGCAGTTCCAGGAGAGCGTGATCGCCAATGCCAATATCTGGATCACGGTCCTTGCACCGGATGGGACCGTTCTTGTCTGGAACGATGCTGCGATGACGATAAGCGGATACCGGAAGGAGGATGTTCTGGGAAAAAAAACCATCTGGAAACAGCTCTATCCGGACAAGGAATACCGTAAAAAAGTCACAACGGACATCCGGCTGGTTATCCAGAAGGGTGCATTTTTGGAGAATTTTGAGACACTGATCCGGTGCGCTGACGGGACAGAGAAGACCATTGTCTGGAATACAAGGAGCCTGCGGGATGATTCCGGCACCACTACCAGTTTCATCGCGATCGGGCGCGATGTCACGGCACAGAAAGCCGCTGAGTTTGAAGCCGGGGAAAGCTCACGGTTCCTGTCCACCGTCCTGGATACGCTCCCGGTACCGGTCTTCTTCAAAGATGCAGCAGGGAGATACCTTGGCTGCAACCTGCAGTTTGAACAGTATACCGGGATCCAACGAAAAGGACTCATAGGAAAAACGGCGCGTGAGATCGTTCCAGGGGATCTCGCTGACAGGTTCACCGCAGTTGACCGGCAGATATCTGACTTTTCGGCTTTGCAACACTACGACACACGGGTGCTGTATAGCGATGGTACCTCGCATGATATCATAGTGTACAAGTCCCCGTTTTTCAACAAGGATGGCTCGACCGGCGGACAAATCGGGGCATTTCTTGATATTACGGAACGCAAGCGGGCGGAGGAAGCGCTTCGTGAGAGCGAATCATTCAACCGGGGGCTCATAGAGAATCTTCCCGATTATCTGGCCGTTTACGGACTGGACGGGAATATTGTCTATGTGAATCCGGCCTCGGCAAGGGCGCTGGGATACGAGGCAGAATCCCTTGTCGGCACATCGGTACTCTCCTATGTTGCAGAAGAATACCGCGATATGGTAAGATCGAACATGGCAACCCGCATGAATGCGGGAGAAACACTCCCCTATGAGATCGATATGATCACAAAGAGCGGGATCCGGAGATCCGTAATGGTGAAAGCTGCGCCCATCCATTTCCGGACCAATCCTGCGATTCTTCTTCTCCTCGTTGATATAACAGAGCGCAAACAGGCAGAGGAGGCACTGAGGGAGAGCGAGGAAAAATACCGTACCCTGATAGAGAAAGCGAACGAAGCAGTCATCATTGCGCAGGACGGAGTCTTTGCTTTTACCAACAGGAGTATGTCGCGGATGCTGGGAGTGCCGGCTGAAGACCTGAAGGGAAAACCATTCTCCGATTATATTTATCCCGCAGACCGCAATTTTGTGGAAACCCGGTACCGGAAACGGATTGCGGGGGAGGACGTCCCCGACTCCTATGATTTCAGGATCCTCGGGGCGGGTGGCAGGACGCGGTGGGTGTCCATATCCGCAGCCCAGATCCTCTGGCAGGGAAGGCCGGCAACCCTCAACATGATGACGGATATCACCGAGCGCAAAATGGCCGAGGAAGCGTTACGGGAGAGCGAACACCGGAGTGCGAGACTGCTCGAAGCAATTCCCGACATGATGTTCATCATATCCAAAGACGGGATATACCGGGATTTCCATGTGCCGGATAGTTCGGGCCTGGCCATGCCTGCCGACAGGATCATCGGTACAGACATCCGTAAATCAGGTTTTTTGAAAGAATCAATTGAGATCATCCTGCAGAATATGAGACTGGCATTGGAGACCAAAAATCTTCAACTCTTCGAATACACTCTCGAAGTACCCCGGGGATTGCGGCAGTACGAGGCCCGCATGGTTGCGCTGAATGATGAGGACATTCTGGCAATCGTGAGGGATATAACCGAGCGTAAAGTCGCCGAGGCTGAAGCCCGCAGGTCCAAACAGCTCTTCTCCGATATCATCAGTTTCCTGCCCGATCCCACATTCGTGATTGACCGGGAAGGGAAGGTGCTGGCATGGAACCGGGCAATAGAGAGGATCAGCGGGGTATCTGCAGCAGAGATGATCGGGAGGGGCGATCACGAGTACAGCATCTGGCAGTACGGGAAACGGCGGCCCCTTTTGATCGACCTCGTGCTCCACCCTGAACGGGATGCCGGACGGCTGTCGTATACCAATATCCGCGAGGACGGTTCGGTCATCACTGCCCAGAACGAGATTACCCGCCCTGACGGTAAGAAAACGCTCTTTTTCCTTGTAGCTTCCCCGTTGTTCGATTCCCAGGGACAGATCGCCGGGGCCATCGAGTCCATGCGGGATATCACCCAGATCAAGGAGACGGAAGCAGAACTTGCCCGGCTCAACGCCAACCTCGAGTCTATCGTCAGAAAACGGACCCTCGCACTCAAAGAAGAGGTCGGGCACAGAATACAGGCTGAGCAGAATGTCCAGGCTGCCCTCGATTATACCCGTTCTGTCATAGAAGCCAACCCGGATCTCATGGTGGTATGTGCAAAGGACGGAATGGTGCTGGATGTGAACACGGCTGCTGAATCCCTTACGGGAATACCCCGCGAGGAGCTGATCGGAAGTCCATATTCCCGGTACTTTGTGGACGACACGACACCGAAAACGGTTCTTGCCGATCTCCATGAGAAGGGGAGACTCGAGTATACCGTCAGACTCAGAAGAGCTGATGGCCGCATAACACCGCTTTCCGTCAACGCCACGCTGTTCCAGGGGAAAGACACAACGGATATGCGAATCATTGTCTCCGCCCACGATATCACCCGCCAGCAGCACGATGAAGAAGCGATCCGTGCGTCCCTTGACGAGAAAGTTATCCTGCTGCGGGAGATCCACCACCGTGTAAAGAACAATCTCCAGATCATCATCAGCCTCACCAACCTTCAGATGCGCCAGACCGATGACCCCGGTGTAAAACGTATCATGGCCGAGACCCAGAACCGGGTCCGGGCCATGTCCCTTGTCCATGAGAAACTCTACCGGTCCGAGAGCCTCTCCCAGATCGATTTTGCCGATTACACCCGCTTCCTTGCAACCCAGCTCTTCTCGTTTTATTCGATCGATACCAGCAGGGTGAAGCTGGATCTCACCATGAACAAAATCATGGTCGATATCAATACTGCCGTCCCCCTTGGCCTCATCATGAACGAGCTCGTCTCCAATGCCCTCAAGCACGCATTCCCGGAGGGAAGAAGCGGGACTGTCACCATCAGCGGCTGGATAGAGGATGATCGGATCACGCTGTCTGTCAGGGATACCGGCGTAGGGATTCCTCCGGGCTTCGACTGGAGGAATACCGAATCCCTTGGCCTCCGGCTGATCACCAGCCTTGTCGACCAGGTGAACGGGACCGTGGAACTGGAGTCGGACGGTGGTACTGCATTTACGGTAACCTTAGCAAAGAAACCTGATCAGGATGGGACGAAATGA